The Glycine soja cultivar W05 chromosome 15, ASM419377v2, whole genome shotgun sequence region CCAACTTGCTGGCAAAGTGACAAAGGAAAAAGGGATAATTAACCACTATAATATCCTGATGGCATTGTAATATCCAGTTTGTTATTCTAGAAAAATAAGTCATTTTGGATTTAACAATTAAGTTCAAAATATAGTTTATACAATTAAATAACCTCGTTTAGACATTTTATAATATACTTGTTAATATAAAACTTATCATTACCAAAATCAAATACGGAgattattataatattcttaTCACCAGATAACATTTTTATCTAATGGCAGTTAGTTTGTTCCAGCTGGCACATTATCTTAGCTTTCTAATTGGCAGATAGTACTCACgttgtttatttaaattctatTAGGATGACTCACGTTGTTGATTTTATGTTATAAGATAGATTtaaatctgtaaaaaaaaaattatttaaaaatatgttaagtatAATAACAATCAACTAGTAAAGAAAAACACATGTACCGAAATACTATATATGATCTCTAatgattattaacaaataacacTGTAAGTAGCGTCCATTTCACAACTTATTAGCATCCTGTATCCGTTCGTTAAATTAAACGAGCCTAatgcaataataaacaaaataaacaatgcATAAGAAGCTTTAGAAACATATTAATATAAGAGACTACTATTTGTAATCAACAAAAATGATCATTTGTAAAACGCTTTTAGTTAATTGCATTTCTCCTAAAGTTTTATAATTGAgccattttattcttttagatTTCAGTTATACTAATTGggttcttcaaattttctttttcttcacaaTTAAGTTTCTTCATTCTGGTCCAGTATTTCACAAAATTAGCTAACATGAAAAATTGAGAATAATATGTCAACGATTAAATACAGTTTActggctgaaaagaaagaatatctgaattacaaattacaataaccgaaaaagttttttttttttttttttgtgtgtgtgacaCTAAAAATGTGTGCTGAccatatttttatgatatttatggAACAACAAAAGATCGATGTCTTTCTGTCATGAGAAATATTAAATCGTGAAGGAAAGAcctaattataaatagaaaaaaacctGAAAGATTAATTAGTCCAATTTAAATCtaaaggaccaaaattatataattgtaaTATATGAAGAACTATAAATCGGTAAGCACACAATAAAAGTATAAACAAATGCCATAAATAAGTAActgctaaaaatattttatcaatcaCACGCTCAATTGAGTTAGAAGACAAATTAATTTGTCATTTCAAGCTGATATCTGAGAACtggaataataattaatgaattaaaatactCTGATGGCCGAATTCGAATATTCATtgaatcaaatattcacttctATGCTTGTTAATTCACTTGTTCTTATTCACcaatcaattcaattcaaagaaagaaccaaaaaaagcaaaggatATATGAAGACTTTTTCCTGACTATAAAGTTTGGTTTGCGTGTGCTCCTACCTTTGTCACCTCAGACTCGTTGCATGGTGACTCCTTCAACTTTTGTAAGCTGTGATTGTCCATGTCCCTTCAAATGCAAATGCATGTTCCGCGTTCTTTATTCTTCTTGATTCACTGTTAATTAAATTATGCTACATTCTCTGTTTTTGTTTTCCGTTGCCATGTATACGCTACATGCTGCATGTGTCATATGATGCCTCAATTGTAACCACTTTATGATCCTTATTTAATTAAGGACAATTATTTCGCACTTGATTTCCGGTTTATGTCGTTATAAGCCTGAGCCGTTTAATTTAGGGGCGAAGACAAGcaattgttaaatttaaatgatgACTTGCACATTGTATTCTTTTTGCCGAGAAAAATCGCTCATTTTgtcaaaagaaaagagttttagGTGGCAGTCAGGTTCAACCACTGCCtatttcataaaaaagttttttttttctccagtGGTAAGGTTAATTATTTTAGCATTTGTGATCGGGAATGATGAGTTGAGGGGGACAAAATAAATTTAGGATATAAAGTAACTATATTTTGGTTAGGTTAAGGTGATTTATATTGGATATTTGGATTAAAAGTGATGATGAATCTTTGGTGTTAGGGTTTTGCCATTTCTTTGGGTAGTTCCTATCTTCACTTCGCTTTTTTGTTTATCCACACCCTTTCTTTAAGTAttcattcttctttttaatttgtttttcaaaaatgtccttttccaaaaaaatatactcCCCTGTTGTCAGTTTCGGAAAAATCATCCACCCCCAACTAGGACACAACATCGTCCCCGCCTACGACAACTTCGACCTCAGGTACACCTTCTCATAGCAGATCTTGCCAACACTTAACCCTgccatatttttctttgatacAAGCCGGTATCAAGCAAGTCATGAACAACAATCACAAAGAGAGTTAAACTCGTTAAGGAATCTACAAAGTCTTTAGACCCAGTTAAGACCAAAACCCTAGAACTCTATTTGATGTTGACGAAAGATATAATGCATTCAATGCTTCAGTGTTCGGTGCAATCAAGCACAAATCAGTCCTGTTTAATGATTTATgggatggaaaaaaaatacatgcacCCTCAAAGGGAAATGGGGGCGTCGATGTTTGAGTCAATGTTTGTGTCGAATAGAGTGTAAGACCGCATCAGGATCCTCAACTCAAACGGCGCAATTCCACTGCCATCGTTTGTGTCGAATAGAGAGTACGCTTCCTTCATTAAAGACACTTGCTCCTCGCTCAGATCTTTACCCAtttgcctttttcttttttcccttttcttctctCAACTACTGCAGTGTTACAAGGGCggatgaaattgaaaattgaaaaatgaaacattttcCTCTTCTCAACTACTTTTTCACAACATTTTTTCGCTTTATCTCTATCACATCATCCATCTTATCCTgcacttctctttcttttcttatctttttccaTGTAAAATTTGATGAGAAAATTTTAACTAGAAACAACATTACTCTCGATGATTTGTCTAGTGAGAAACCAAATGTTGTAACACGACACCTAAAATCTAAAGTGCCTAATAAAAACACACaaagacaaaacaaaattatccCTTATTCTTGTAGGAAATATCTTCAAGTTTGAGTGATTTAGCTCCTTTCCAtagacattttatttatttgcagcGTATcactgactctttaattagattcagatccacatcaggtgttcaaAAAAAATTTCGTTGTCTGGCTATAACAATGGCAGTTTACTGCATCTGGTTGTCTAGGAACAAgctaattttttatgattatcaattttctgtaatagaaGTTATTagtaagattaagtttcttatgtatagataagtttgttgcatttgttttaacaTCTTGACATAAACCTTTTTGTATTaggaagattttttattttctctaactGCAAAGTATGtcatatttattgttatatCATTTTgagttaatataatatatatttttcctaaaaaaaaaaattatcccttACATTGCGTCAAGGAGTCAATCATCAGTGAGTGGCGGATAATCAGTCAATGCAAGGAGTCAATGATTAAGGTGGAAAGGAAGGTAGGAGGCGGTGAGAGTAGAAAGAGGGACGAAATGGGTTTAAAACGCGTTAAAAGAAAGCGTAATAAAAACACACaaagacaaaacaaaattacCCCTTACATTGCGTCAAGGAGTCAATCATCAGTCAATGCAAGGAGTCAATGATTAAGGTGAAAAGGAAGGTAGGAGGCGGTGAGAGTGGAAAGAGGGAGGAAATGGGTTTAAAACGCGTTAAAAGTGATGTTGGAATCATATATAGATATATTACATATTAGGTAATTGGATTGATACACTAAACCAAGTGAGAAAATATGAGCACAAGTGTGCTTCCCTCTCTCCTGTTCTTCCTAGTCCTTATCCTCTTGCTACTTGACCCTTCTGAACCCGAAAACGTAGCCATTTACTGGGGTCAAAACGCCGACGAGGGAACTCTTAATGAAACATGTGCAACAGGGACATACTCGCATGTAATCATAGCCTTCCTTTCCACCTTTGGGAATGGCCAGACCCCTCAACTCAGCCTGGCTGATCATTGTGACCCCTCTACTAATGGGTGCACTAAGATTGGGAGAGAGATTAAGAATTGTCAAGAGCAAGGGATCACGGTGATGCTCTCTATTGGAGGAGGATCTGGTAATTACTCTATAACTTCCGATGAGGATGCCAACAATGTGTCCAATTATTTGTGGGATAATTTCTTCGGTGGCTTCTCCTCATCACGCCCATTTGGTGATGCAGTTTTAGATGGCCTTGACTTTGACATCGCGCTGGGTGATAATACATCTTTCATGGCAAATCTTGCACAATATCTCaaatcaaattcagattcacagACGATACAACAAAAACAACTACCTGCATCTTTGTACTTGTCAGCAGCACCTCAGTGTCCGTTTCCTGATGCTAGGCTGGGTTCGGCCATTGGTACCGGCATTTTTGACTATGTCTGGGTACAATTCTATAACAACCCTTCGTGCAGTTATAGCCAAAACAATTTAGATAACTTTCTAAAATCATGGAGAGAGTGGGCCACATCATTGAAAGTAGGTAAACTGTTTCTGGGGTTACCAGCAGATGAAGCTGCAGCTCCGGCCGGAGGTTATGTTCCGGCTGATGTATTAATGTCTAAGATCTTACCTGAAATAAACAAGTCAACAAATTATGGAGGTCTCATGTTGTGGTCAAGGTACTACGATAAAATTAGTGGATACAGTACCCGCATTCAAAATCCTCTAAGAAATGGGACAGCAAACCCTCTATGCACACGGAAAAGTCAAGCATGTAGGAGCCATGAGGGCGGTTTCGCGGAGCTTCTTGGTTACATGTCCACGCTCGGTATCAAAGTTTATGAAGACGACAACAATGGAACACAGTGCTGTGAGATCATATGTAGGAACAACTGTTCCTGCGACGCGTTTGCTCCCTTAAATCACATTAACAATACTAGTACTGGATGTCAGATATGGCTCAAAGGAACCAAATTTGTTAGAGCTTCTGGAAATATAGCTCTGCCAATCAACGTTTCTGTTGCATTGCTGGAACACAAAGgtacatttaatttaatatatttcttttttttttggtccccTAAAGGAACTGGTTATGGAACAAAAAATGCTTACTTTTTGGCTCCTATGGTTataaatttttctcttttagttcGTATATTTATAAACATTCATCAAAGAATCTAGTTTAGTTAAttgaacaaaatatataaattattgtaaaattccAACTTTATTTTCAATTCCTATGAATCAAACAGAATATTTATAAACACCatattttagtctttacatttatcacttttaatcttttttattccttatgcatatcattttaatttctacaCACGTTATCTTCTGCAGTAAACAGCTGGTGGATTTGGCTCATCGTTGGGGTGGGAGCAGCTTTTGTAATACCTGTGATATTCTATTTATCGCGTGCCTTCCTGAGAAAATACAAAGCAAAAGGTAAGTAAAATATGGATATGGTTTTATGATCATTTTAAGCATTTTAAGACTCTTTttcaaataacttatatttTCATGTCACGCCACTAGTGGAGAGAAAAAAGATGCAGAAGAAGTTATTACATGACATTGGAGGTAATGCAATGCTTGCAATGGTGTACGGCAAAACCATAAAAAGTAATAACAAGGGAAAGACTAACAATGAAGTTGAACTATTTGCTTTTGATACCATCGTTGTTGCCACAAACAATTTCTCAGCTGCAAATAAGTTAGGAGAGGGTGGTTTTGGTCCTGTTTATAAGGTAATTTGAAACTTTGTAATACATCTTCATAAGAATTAATTGCCTTAAATTTGAAACTATCAGAATAAGAACTAATATAATGACACCTTCAGGGAAATCTAAGTGATCAGCAAGAAGTAGCAATAAAGCGACTTTCTAAAAGTTCGGGACAGGGGCTAATAGAGTTTACGAATGAAGCCAAACTCATGGCCAAACTCCAGCACACTAATCTGGTAAAGCTTTTAGGGTTCTGCATCCAGAGAGATGAAAGAATATTGGTCTATGAGTACATGTCTAACAAGAGCTTAGACTTCTACCTATTTGGTAGGCTTTCTTTTATCTTAACAAAGGTAAGAATGTGCCAAATGTTAGCATGTAGCATATTAACAAGCAACCTTACTTTAAAACAGATTCGGCTAGAAAGGATTTGCTAGACTGGGAAAAACGGTTGAACATCATTGGAGGAATTGCTCAAGGACTTCTATACCTTCATAAGTATTCAAGACTAAAGGTGATACATCGGGACCTAAAGGCAAGCAATATATTGCTTGATCACGAGATGAATGCTAAAATATCTGACTTTGGCATGGCTCGAATATTTGGAGTAAGAGTATcagaagaaaacacaaatagaGTTGTTGGTACATAGTAAGTTTATAAACGATagtgaattttcaaattttttaaaattttggtctTTGATATATGTTTATGAAAACATCTGCCTTTGCAGTGGATATATGGCTCCAGAGTATGCAATGAAAGGTGTTGTGTCCATCAAAACAGATGTGTTCAGCTTTGGTGTGTTGCTACTAGAGATACTTAGTAGCAAAAAGAATAATAGTCGCTATCATTCGGATCACCCACTCAACCTCATAGGATACGTAAGTTTCTCAAATGACTAGTCCACTAAATTTTATGCTTAATTATCAAAGGTGAAGATCTTTTGTGGATGTTGGAATTCTTGTAGGCGTGGCAGCTCTGGAATGCAGGCAGAGCTCTGGAGCTTATAGACTCAACGTTAAATGGATTGTGTTCTCAGAATGAAGTTTTCAGATGTATTCATATTGGCCTCTTGTGTGTACAAGATCAAGCAACGGATAGACCTACAATGGTAGATATTGTTTCATTTCTATCAAATGATACAATCCAACTTCCCCAACCAATGCAGCCAGCATACTTCATCAATGAGGTTGTGGAAGAGTCAGAGCTTCCTTACAACCAGCAAGAATTTCATTCCGAAAATGACGTAACAATTTCTAGTACGCGTGCAAGATAATTGGACAATTGTGTACACCAAATTTCACTTTTTAATACTGCATCACTCTGGCGGTGGGAGTTCTTGGTATTATTGTTTGTGCCAATTTTACTTCTTTTAGATAACTGACCATTTTAGttagtaataataaatatatctggaacgttttattttcaaaattttggtctattttttttttttgttcggtgGAAAAATAACAAGAAGATCACCCATGAGGCCATGACTATCATTCAGAAGGAGATAATCCAGAGGTGTGGGAAAATCATCCGAAATACAATACAAATACAAGGAGAATAAAAAAGGGTCACAGGTTGTGAAAATCatgtaaaaaataacaattgaaaaagattctaaaaaaaatattattttttatgcaattttCACCTTTTCTAAATCAAACATAATCCATTGGAGAACCGGGCACTCAACTAACATTAAGAACTTTTTATATTGGCAAAGTATTCACTGGAGATGGAGGTACTGGAGTGCGAGCAccttataatgaaaaaaaattattaaatgaagatTTGGTTCATCCTACTCTTACACTCGTGGGCATCTTGTTTTCCTATGTTATATAGACTTGTATTTTATTATTGGAAGTGGTGATATTATACATATGACTATTTCACCAAAAAGTTTTCTATTAgttcaaaacaatcaatatgtaaaatcaaatcaagtaATTGTTGAGATTCGCGTAGAAATGTATACTTTGAATGCGTAGAAATGTATACTttgaatttataagaaaaagttCAAAAACATATCTATTAAACTCGTATTTTCATATAAAtgaatctaataaaataatttttatgtctaaaattaattcaaaaatgaTTCATAATTGTGTCCTATATCATTTTAGAAGGACCATTATGACAatctttaaaaacataaaagactaaACTAAACatgttaaaacataaaaagatcaaattgaatataatctaaaatataaaggataaaattatattttagcctATAAATAATGATACTaaactaatataattatctgtttttttatttattatacctaaataaaatatgactataataatttattttaaaagttacattagaataatttttaattgattaatagtgtaaaatatttacatttatgatgcatcaaaactaaaattaatctttatatcttttaaaacaaaattttcatattcactttatgtttttatttaatatgagaATTAATCTGATTTGTAATGTCTCGAAAGTTATAcgattctaattaattttttccaaaTTTTCTGTTAAACTttgttatctttaaaaaaattcaatgcatttgttgacaaaaaaaaaaaatgcatttagttttaaaatatttttatttttgtttaagcaAGCAAATACAAATTAAACCCGATCCAACAACACATCTCAGAATCAGGTAGATCTCTCCAACCCACTTCCCACTTATACTGTCTAGTTCTCCAACCTTCCAATCCAACAACACATCTTCACGTCTTTTCATCACACGTTGTTGTTTTCAGACTTAAAAAACGAGATCTTCCTCCTCCTAGGTTGTTGTTTGTTAACATTTCAAAACAGTTAGCAGAACACTATACTCTGATATCAGTCAAATCATATCACATCCAAGCTCCGTGACTAAGTTTGCCATGTTTTAATGATTCATTAGTCCGCgggtaaagtatttttttttattcattattttctcATAATCGGCCCTCTATATATAACGCTCAAAATTGTAATAGTTTTCATTTCAGCAGCAGGGGCAAAGAGTGACTTAGATCGAGGAAGGTGATAAGATAATGGAATTTTGGCCAGAATTTCTTGCTAGTAGTACGGGTAAAGAGTTTGTAGCTGGAGGATTTGGAGGCACTGCTGGTATAATCTCCGGTTACCCATTAGACACGCTCCGTGTGATGCAACAAAACTCCAACAATGGCTCTGCTTTCACCATCCTCAGAAATTTGGTGGCCAAGGAAGGACCAACTACTCTGTACCGTGGCATGGCTGCACCTTTGGCCTCTGTTACCTTTCaggtaaattaattatttggtttttCACGTTATTTCTTTCGTCTTTATCTGTTTTAAGTTTAGTTACAGACATATTTTAAGATCAGGGGCATCACGTGGATGATGGGGGGTTTATCCCTTTATATCCTTTCACGTGGGAGGCCACAACCAACCAATCTCTTCTTCTGCGTTTTTTGGTGTCTTCTGTAATTCCATTGATTATTAGATGTACAATCGTTGAAGCCACCTCAATGCCAGATAGgctgttggaaaataaattttatcaaggAAAGAAAATCAGTCTTTAGTCCTTCTATTTTCggtcaaaaataattatatacttttatACTATGAATGAATTTCATCTTCAaacttagaaaaacaaaaaatcacttGAATTCAGTCTCTCATTCTCAAGAAATCATCGTGTTTTCAaagttaaaagaaatttaatgcACGTTTTTTAAAGTTTGATGATCATATTCATCGTGTTTGACTTTAAAAACCAGTCCTATTGtcttattattcaattatttgttTGTGGATATTAACGAAAATCATGGCGCACTGAGTCATACACGCCCAGAggcaatattaaaataaattatgggaAGAGGGCAACGATGGATTCTGGATTACTGAAGAATCATCATCAATTACTCCACGATCACCGTCATCCAATTGTTGAGAATTCCACCAATTATGAAAGTCGTATTATAAATTGTGACAGTAGAATATGCCAGTGCTAATAAAGTTGCATATGTGATATATGAGTCAGTGAATACTTCAAAATTTGCTCATTATTATGTTCAGTGTTTtactggaaaaaaattaaagtaaatacATATCTTCTTTAATCGTGGTCGgtgcaaatttttaaaaataattattttctaaaacaattttatatgtttaaaaagaTGAACTCACCTTGATCACATGAACTCAAATCCTTCTTATAAGAATGTGACTGACCACAACTGAAGTGATTATTTTGTATATGTTGAATGCAGAACGCTATGGTTTTCCAAATTTACGCAGTTCTCTCAAGGGCATTTAGCACGTCCGTTTCTGTTAACGACCCTCCTTCCTACAAGGGTGTTGCTTTAGGGGGATTTTGCTCCGGCGCTTTGCAGAGCATGTTGCTGTCTCCTGTTGAGTTACTTAAAATTCGCCTTCAGCTTCAGAACACAGGCCAATCCACAGAACCACAAAAGGGTCCCATAAGGGTTGCCAACAACATATGGAAAAGAGAGGGTCTTCGTGGCATTTATCGAGGACTTGGCATCACTATACTAAGAGATGCACCTGCGCATGGCCTTTACTTTTGGACATATGAATACGCGAGGGAGAAACTTCACCCAGGTTGCAGAAAAAGTTGTGGAGAGAGCTTGAATACTATGTTGGTATCAGGAGGATTGGCCGGGGTTGTGAGTTGGGTTTTCAGCTACCCTTTGGACGTTATAAAGACAAGATTGCAGGCTCAGACATTTTCTTCGCTGAAATACAAAGGCATTTTGGATTGTCTTCGGAAGAGCGTTGAAGAGGAAGGATACGTTGTTCTATGGCGGGGTTTAGGAACTGCGGTTGCTAGAGCGTTTGTTGTGAATGGTGCTATATTTTCTGCTTATGAGATCACTCTTAGGTGTCTGTTtgacaaataaacaaataattccTGGAGCATTCTGCATTCAAATGTAGGAAACATTCAAGGGCTGCAAATCAGGTTTTGAGGGAGACGTGACAATGGGATAACACTATGGTGTTTGATAACTTGATGTAATTGCCAAAtgccaaacattttttttttggtgtaataCCATggtgttttctaaaaaaaagtctttCTATTTAATCTCaaatttggaagaaaaatagttttatatgaACTATTTGATTATTTGCAAGATTACTCTCTGCATACTGCTCttaaagttaatattttattttatagtctctttaagttaaatatttaacgATTAAATTAATGTTTCTATACAAAgagttatttaataaataattagtaagCACATTAATATGTCCACCTGAAAGTGAAAATAGGCCGAGCTGAGTTAGGCTTGTAAGACTTAAACTTGACCTGAGCTAAAAATATATGACCTAAATTTAGTCAGTTTATTCATTAAAGACTTTTTTTAAGGGTTTGAATCTGACCTACATAAAAGTCTAATCGGGTTTACAAGTTTGTTTTAAGgacttaatttataataatttaacactAAAATAGAGGTAAAATATGTGACactttatatataagaataaaatctTACATATATGatacaaacatatttttatgtttaatataacattcatgatcttatttaaaaatatattttgcaataatacatttaaatatgacataaatttatttttaataaacttagTTATAAACTTTAACTAGACTACTTATGTAGACCAACATGATTAATacttaaaaagacaaaaaatgtaagtttttataaaatcgtaacaaatttaatataataataatagtaataatactaATAGGAATAATtacgtataattttttaaataggtgAGTCTTTTAAGTCTAAACGACTTTTTGAATGATTTAGGACTTGACCTATTtaactaaaaaggattttactAAAAGTTTTGGTCTGACCTATTTTCTAAAAAGATTTGACTTGAAATGGATCTAATGTAAGTTAGACCATAGGTTCCTATTGA contains the following coding sequences:
- the LOC114386967 gene encoding mitochondrial arginine transporter BAC2-like, which produces MEFWPEFLASSTGKEFVAGGFGGTAGIISGYPLDTLRVMQQNSNNGSAFTILRNLVAKEGPTTLYRGMAAPLASVTFQNAMVFQIYAVLSRAFSTSVSVNDPPSYKGVALGGFCSGALQSMLLSPVELLKIRLQLQNTGQSTEPQKGPIRVANNIWKREGLRGIYRGLGITILRDAPAHGLYFWTYEYAREKLHPGCRKSCGESLNTMLVSGGLAGVVSWVFSYPLDVIKTRLQAQTFSSLKYKGILDCLRKSVEEEGYVVLWRGLGTAVARAFVVNGAIFSAYEITLRCLFDK
- the LOC114387955 gene encoding G-type lectin S-receptor-like serine/threonine-protein kinase CES101, yielding MSTSVLPSLLFFLVLILLLLDPSEPENVAIYWGQNADEGTLNETCATGTYSHVIIAFLSTFGNGQTPQLSLADHCDPSTNGCTKIGREIKNCQEQGITVMLSIGGGSGNYSITSDEDANNVSNYLWDNFFGGFSSSRPFGDAVLDGLDFDIALGDNTSFMANLAQYLKSNSDSQTIQQKQLPASLYLSAAPQCPFPDARLGSAIGTGIFDYVWVQFYNNPSCSYSQNNLDNFLKSWREWATSLKVGKLFLGLPADEAAAPAGGYVPADVLMSKILPEINKSTNYGGLMLWSRYYDKISGYSTRIQNPLRNGTANPLCTRKSQACRSHEGGFAELLGYMSTLGIKVYEDDNNGTQCCEIICRNNCSCDAFAPLNHINNTSTGCQIWLKGTKFVRASGNIALPINVSVALLEHKVNSWWIWLIVGVGAAFVIPVIFYLSRAFLRKYKAKVERKKMQKKLLHDIGGNAMLAMVYGKTIKSNNKGKTNNEVELFAFDTIVVATNNFSAANKLGEGGFGPVYKGNLSDQQEVAIKRLSKSSGQGLIEFTNEAKLMAKLQHTNLVKLLGFCIQRDERILVYEYMSNKSLDFYLFDSARKDLLDWEKRLNIIGGIAQGLLYLHKYSRLKVIHRDLKASNILLDHEMNAKISDFGMARIFGVRVSEENTNRVVGTYGYMAPEYAMKGVVSIKTDVFSFGVLLLEILSSKKNNSRYHSDHPLNLIGYAWQLWNAGRALELIDSTLNGLCSQNEVFRCIHIGLLCVQDQATDRPTMVDIVSFLSNDTIQLPQPMQPAYFINEVVEESELPYNQQEFHSENDVTISSTRAR